CCTCGATCCGAAGCGGCGGATCATCGTCATCGGCGCCACGGTGCTGATGTTTGCCGCGGTACTCGGCCTGTCGACGCTTGCGGCGAAACCATCCATGGCCCTGCTCTATGCGGGTCTCGAACCGGGCGCCGCGGGCGAGGTGGTCCAGTCACTGGAGGCGCAGGGGGTTTCTCACGAGATTCGCGGCGGCGCGATCTTCGTGCCTGCCGATCTGCGCGACGCGCTGCGGATGACACTCGCCTCGGAGGGTCTGCCGGCCAATTCGACCACCGGATACGAGCTGCTCGACTCGCTCTCCGGCTTCGGCACGACATCGCAGATGTTCGACGCCGCATATTGGCGCGCGAAGGAAGGGGAGCTCGCACGCACGATCGTCTCCTCACCGCAGATCCGCAGCGCGCGTGTCCACATCGCGAATCCCTCGTCCCAGCCGTTCAGGCGGCAGATCGCCGCCTCCGCCTCCGTCACTGTGACGGCGACGAGCGGTGCGATTTCGGCGGATCAGGCAGACGCATTCCGGTTTCTCGTCGCCTCCGCCGTCGCTGGGCTCTCGCCGGAAGAGGTCTCGGTCATCGACGGTCGCTCCGGCGTCGTGGTGCCCGGCGCGACGGATGGGGCCGGCGCTCCGGCCCAAGGCGATCGCGCCGAGGACCTGCGCCGGAATGTCGAGCGTCTCCTCGCGGCGCGCGTGGGCGCGGGCAAGGCGGTCGTCGAGGTCTCCGTCGAAACCGTCACGGAACAGGAATCGGTCATCGAACGCCATTTCGATCCCGAGGGACGGGTGGCGATCAGTTCTGAGACGGAGGAGCGGTCGAACACCTCTCAGGACAGCGGCAGCGGCGCCGTCACCGTCGCCTCCAACCTGCCTGACGGAGCCGGGAATGCCGGGCGCGATTCGACCGCGAGCAACAGCGAGACACGCGAGCGGGTGAATTACGAGGTGTCCGAGACCCGGCGAGAACTGCATCGCGCGCCGGGGGCGATCCGGCGGCTCACGGTCGCCGTGCTCATCGACGGCATCCGCACGACAGATCCCGTCACGTCGGAGGAAAGCTGGACGCCGCGCAGCGATGACGAACTTGATGCCCTGCGCGATCTGGTTGCCTCCGCCATCGGCTTCGACGAGGCCCGCGGCGACCGGATAACGATCCGGAGCATGGAATTCGAACCGGTCTTCGCGGATGGCACCGAACGGCGGACCCCACTGTTTTCGGGCCTCACTCTGGATCTCATGTCGATCATTCAGCTCGCCGTCCTGGCGATGGTCACGCTCGTGCTCGGTCTCTTCGTCCTGCGTCCGATCCTCGCCAGGCCCGCGGTCGCGCTGCCCGCCCCCGATGCAGCCACCCCTTCGCTTCCCCCGACGATCCCGATCGCTGAGATGCCGCCTCCCGCCGCGCTCGACGGTGAAATCGACACGGACGGGTTCGAGCTTCCGACGCTCGGCTTCGTCTCGGACTTCGACTTGGGGGATGACGACATCGGCGTTCCGACCGACCCGGTGAAGCGTCTCAGGAGGCTCATCGAGGACCGGCAGGAAGAATCGGTGGAAATCCTGCGCAGCTGGATGGAAGACAGCGAGGAACACGCGTGACGGCCCCGCCTTTCCCGCTCGAGGACTTCGGCAATGCGGCACCCGAACCCGCGGCGGCTGAGCCGCCGGTGTCCGCAGCCTCTCCCCAGACCGCGTCCCCCGCGCCCACAGCGGAAGAGCTGGAGGCGGAACGCATGGCTGCCTATGAAAAGGGCTACAGTGCCGGCTGGGACGACGCGACACGCGCGGAAGCCGAGGACCGGTCTCGCATCGATGCCGCCTTCGCACGCAATCTTCAGGAGCTCGGCTTCACCTTTCATGAGGCACGTTCGCATGTGATGAAGGCGCTGGAGCCGCTTCTGTCCGAAATGACCGGCAAGGTGCTGCCCCGCCTCGTCTCGGAAACGCTCGGAGAGACGATCCTCGAACAGATCCTGCCGCTGGCCGAAGCGGCCTCAGACACGCCGGTTCAGGTCGTGATTTCCCCCAGGTCCCGGCCCGCGATCCAGCGCCTTGTCGAGGACTCGGTAACCTTTCCACTGGACATCATTGAGGAGCCCAGCCTCGCAGACGGCCAGGTCTATCTGCGACTGGGCGAGACAGAGAAGAAGATCGACATGGAGGCCGCGGTCGAGCAGATCGAGCGGGCGATCAGGGCGGTCTATGCCGTGAACGAGGAGGTCATGAAACATGGGTGAGGACATCGAGGGCGGCGCGAACAGTCCGTTTTCACGGGTGCCGATCGAGATCACGATCTCCGTGGGCAAGGCGCGGCCGCTGGTCAGGGATCTTCTGAAGCTGCAAAGCGACAGCGTGCTGCCGCTCGATCGGAATATCGAAGACCCTGTCGAACTCTATATCGGCGATAAGCTCATCGCGCGCGGAGAGTTGCAGGAAC
The nucleotide sequence above comes from Celeribacter indicus. Encoded proteins:
- the fliF gene encoding flagellar basal-body MS-ring/collar protein FliF translates to MQQILSIWSGLDPKRRIIVIGATVLMFAAVLGLSTLAAKPSMALLYAGLEPGAAGEVVQSLEAQGVSHEIRGGAIFVPADLRDALRMTLASEGLPANSTTGYELLDSLSGFGTTSQMFDAAYWRAKEGELARTIVSSPQIRSARVHIANPSSQPFRRQIAASASVTVTATSGAISADQADAFRFLVASAVAGLSPEEVSVIDGRSGVVVPGATDGAGAPAQGDRAEDLRRNVERLLAARVGAGKAVVEVSVETVTEQESVIERHFDPEGRVAISSETEERSNTSQDSGSGAVTVASNLPDGAGNAGRDSTASNSETRERVNYEVSETRRELHRAPGAIRRLTVAVLIDGIRTTDPVTSEESWTPRSDDELDALRDLVASAIGFDEARGDRITIRSMEFEPVFADGTERRTPLFSGLTLDLMSIIQLAVLAMVTLVLGLFVLRPILARPAVALPAPDAATPSLPPTIPIAEMPPPAALDGEIDTDGFELPTLGFVSDFDLGDDDIGVPTDPVKRLRRLIEDRQEESVEILRSWMEDSEEHA
- a CDS encoding FliM/FliN family flagellar motor switch protein, whose amino-acid sequence is MGEDIEGGANSPFSRVPIEITISVGKARPLVRDLLKLQSDSVLPLDRNIEDPVELYIGDKLIARGELQELDGDQTGQLAVRLTEVADLKNGL